The following proteins are encoded in a genomic region of Zea mays cultivar B73 chromosome 9, Zm-B73-REFERENCE-NAM-5.0, whole genome shotgun sequence:
- the LOC103639212 gene encoding uncharacterized protein isoform X2 yields the protein MEEDRVRTQASTAAAAARVERPVKLLLLLAPSHPTCTTPARRNLSKAAHLPAPGRGEAKAGAEAAGCVKRLIGTNPPVDDESGSDRSSPHELVPGSCAAIPHYLGATASLHHRAFSPAKCYGWQHPLGSGGLPAYVPATSPQGLALSRLREATPVRSDATLSHVDGQVYFTEQDCF from the exons ATGGAAGAGGACCGCGTCAGGACTCAGGCATcaacagctgctgctgctgctcgcgTTGAGAGGCCTGtgaagctgctgctgctgctcgcgCCAAGCCATCCCACATGCACCACACCTGCTCGACGGAACCTCTCAAAGGCGGCACATTTACCAGCTCCCGGAAGGGGCGAGGCGAAG GCCGGTGCAGAGGCAGCAGGCTGCGTCAAGCGACTTATCGGCACCAATCCCCCCGTGGATGATGAATCTGGTTCTGATCGATCCAGTCCACACGAATTGGTGCCTGGATCTTGCGCCGCGATACCTCATTATTTGGGCGCCACTGCCAGTTTGCATCACCGTGCCTTTTCCCCGGCAAAATGCTATGGGTGGCAGCATCCTCTGGGCTCTGGCGGCCTGCCCGCGTACGTGCCTGCCACAAGCCCACAAGGCTTAGCTCTCTCTCGACTCCGCGAGGCAACGCCTGTCAGATCAGATGCCACATTGAGCCATGTTGATGGACAGGTTTATTTCACAGAACAGGACTGTTTCTGA
- the LOC103639212 gene encoding uncharacterized protein isoform X1: MEEDRVRTQASTAAAAARVERPVKLLLLLAPSHPTCTTPARRNLSKAAHLPAPGRGEAKVFMPNQAGAEAAGCVKRLIGTNPPVDDESGSDRSSPHELVPGSCAAIPHYLGATASLHHRAFSPAKCYGWQHPLGSGGLPAYVPATSPQGLALSRLREATPVRSDATLSHVDGQVYFTEQDCF, from the exons ATGGAAGAGGACCGCGTCAGGACTCAGGCATcaacagctgctgctgctgctcgcgTTGAGAGGCCTGtgaagctgctgctgctgctcgcgCCAAGCCATCCCACATGCACCACACCTGCTCGACGGAACCTCTCAAAGGCGGCACATTTACCAGCTCCCGGAAGGGGCGAGGCGAAGGTATTCATGCCAAACCAG GCCGGTGCAGAGGCAGCAGGCTGCGTCAAGCGACTTATCGGCACCAATCCCCCCGTGGATGATGAATCTGGTTCTGATCGATCCAGTCCACACGAATTGGTGCCTGGATCTTGCGCCGCGATACCTCATTATTTGGGCGCCACTGCCAGTTTGCATCACCGTGCCTTTTCCCCGGCAAAATGCTATGGGTGGCAGCATCCTCTGGGCTCTGGCGGCCTGCCCGCGTACGTGCCTGCCACAAGCCCACAAGGCTTAGCTCTCTCTCGACTCCGCGAGGCAACGCCTGTCAGATCAGATGCCACATTGAGCCATGTTGATGGACAGGTTTATTTCACAGAACAGGACTGTTTCTGA